From Macaca fascicularis isolate 582-1 chromosome 14, T2T-MFA8v1.1, a single genomic window includes:
- the OR2D2 gene encoding LOW QUALITY PROTEIN: olfactory receptor 2D2 (The sequence of the model RefSeq protein was modified relative to this genomic sequence to represent the inferred CDS: deleted 1 base in 1 codon), whose translation MRQINQTQVTEFLLLGLSDGPYTQQLLLILFLGVYLVTLLGNLLLMSLVPVDSRLHTPMYFFLCNLSLADLCFSTNIVPQTLVHLLSRKKFISFTCCTAQLLFFLIFGCTRCALLAVMSYDRYVAICNPLHYPSIMTWKVCVQLATGSWTSGILVSVVDTTFTLRLPYRGSNNIAHFFCEAPALLILASTDTHTSEMAIFLMGVVILLIPIFLILVSYGHIIVTAVKMKSTVGSLKAFSTCGSHLTVVILFYGSAIITYMTPKSSKQQEKLVSVFYAMVTPMLNPLIYSLRNKDVKGALRKLTTRYFPCRLGISH comes from the exons ATGAGACAGATAAATCAGACACAAGTGACAGAATTCCTCCTTCTGGGACTCTCTGATGGGCCATACACCCAGCAGCTGCTATTGATCTTATTCTTGGGTGTCTACCTGGTCACTCTGCTTGGAAATCTGCTTCTTATGTCCCTTGTTCCTGTTGACTCCCGACTTCACACacccatgtat ttttttctctgcaacttgTCTCTGGCTGACCTCTGTTTCTCTACCAACATAGTTCCTCAGACACTAGTGCACCTGCTTTCCAGGAAGAAGTTCATTTCATTCACATGTTGCACAGCTCaacttctctttttcctcatttttgggTGTACACGGTGTGCCCTTCTGGCAGTGATGTCCTATGATCGCTATGTGGCAATCTGCAATCCTCTGCATTACCCTAGCATCATGACCTGGAAAGTGTGTGTCCAGCTGGCAACAGGATCATGGACCAGTGGCATTCTGGTGTCTGTGGTAGACACCACCTTCACACTGAGGCTACCCTACCGAGGTAGTAACAACATTGCTCATTTCTTTTGTGAAGCCCCTGCACTATTGATCTTGGCATCCACAGACACCCACACATCGGAGATGGCCATTTTTCTTATGGGGGTTGTGATTCTCCTCATACCCATTTTTCTGATTCTGGTATCCTATGGCCATATCATAGTAACTGCGGTCAAGATGAAGTCAACTGTGGGGAGTCTCAAGGCGTTTTCTACCTGTGGCTCCCACCTCACGGTGGTCATACTTTTTTATGGATCAGCAATTATCACTTACATGACACCCAAGTCTTCCAAACAGCAGGAAAAATTGGTGTCTGTTTTCTATGCAATGGTGACTCCCATGCTTAATCCCCTCATCTACAGCCTGAGAAACAAGGATGTGAAGGGAGCTCTGAGGAAATTAACCACAAGGTATTTCCCATGCAGGCTTGGAATCTCACACTGA